The nucleotide window AGGGAAAGATGTTTCATGTTTTTTTGGGGGCGCGCCCGGCAGGGCCGGGCGCGCCGAGATACCTAAACTTTATAGTGGTGCAGCCAGCTGGCGTACTTGGAATTCTCGCCCTTGACGATCTTGAAGTACTCGGTCTGCAGGTGCTTGGTCACAGGCCCGGCGTGGCCCACGCCGATCTGGCGGTGGTCCAGTTCGCGTATGGGGGTGATTTCAGCCGCGGTGCCGGTAAAGAAGGCCTCGTCGGCGATATACAGTTCGTCGCGGGTGAACTGCTGTTCTTCCACCACATAGCCGAGATCCCTGGCCACTTTCATGACAGAATCACGGGTGATGCCGCCAAGAATGGACGTCCAGGGCGTGGTCTTGATGACGCCGTCGCGCACGATAAAGATATTTTCGCCAGTGGCCTCGGAAACGTAGCCGTTGGTATCCAGCATGACGGCTTCGTCATAGCCTTCGTCCTTGGCTTCCACCTTGGCGAGAATGGAGTTGATATAGTTGCCGGACGCCTTGGCCTTGGACATGGTGGTGTTCACATGGCTGCGGGCAAAGGTGCTGGTCTTGATGCGGATGCCTTTTTCAAGGGCTTCAGCGCCAAGGTAGGCTCCCCAGGGCCAGACGGCCACAATGGTCTGCACCGGATTGTTGCCG belongs to Desulfovibrio sp. and includes:
- a CDS encoding branched-chain amino acid transaminase, whose protein sequence is MQKMKYIWVDGKMVPWDQAQVHVLTHALHYGSAIFEGIRAYACADGTSAVFRLEDHCKRMLNSAKILRMNLPLTAEELVAACVETLKANELAEGYVRPLSFVGYGEMGVYPGNNPVQTIVAVWPWGAYLGAEALEKGIRIKTSTFARSHVNTTMSKAKASGNYINSILAKVEAKDEGYDEAVMLDTNGYVSEATGENIFIVRDGVIKTTPWTSILGGITRDSVMKVARDLGYVVEEQQFTRDELYIADEAFFTGTAAEITPIRELDHRQIGVGHAGPVTKHLQTEYFKIVKGENSKYASWLHHYKV